A segment of the Geoglobus ahangari genome:
AGCCTTATAACGCCCACCTCCCCACCCCTCTCCCAGTCCTCGATGCTCAGCGAGTCCTCAGACGGGAGATCACCCTCGAAGTAGGGTATGACCCCCACAACCCTGACACCCGTGAGCTTCTCAAGCTTCTCGAAGCCCGGGTATAGCAGGGGCTCGTAACCCCTGAACCTGTTCACTATGAAGCCAGAGACGAGGCTCCTGACGTCTTCCGGTAGCAGAGAGTAGGTGCCGTACAACGAGGCGAAGCTTCCTCCGCGGTCTATGTCCGTCACGATGTACACGTCCGGCCTTGCTATCCTCGCGATCCCTATGTTGGCCATATCTCTGTCATATAGGTTTATCTCGGCCATTCCTCCGGCACCCTCTATCACCACGAAGTCGTTCTCCTCCTCAAGGGTTCTGTATGCTTCCTCAACAACCCTCAGCAGCCCGGGAACTTCCCGGTAGTACTCAAGGGTGCTGACATCCTTCACCGGTCTCCCCATCACCACCAGCTGAGACCTGAGGTTGCCCTTCGGCTTCAGAAGCACGGGGTTCATCCTCACATCCGGCTCCTTTCCGGCAGCGAGGGCCTGAAACGCCTGAGCATAGGCAATTTCATGACCGTCCCGGGTGATGTAGGAGTTCAGGCTCATGTTCTGGGCCTTGAAAGGAGCTACTTCATAACCCATTTTCGAGAGTATCCTGCACAGCGCAGCCACAACAACCGACTTTCCGGCGCTGCTCGTTGTTCCGGCGATCATGATGGAGGGCATCTGTGACAGGAGTGTCCCGCTCTTTAAAAAATTTCACGAAACTTAACACGGAGTCAGGGTAACTTGAAAATCTAAAGCTTGGAGACGAGCATCTTCATCTCCCTTGCGAGGGTGGTGATGCCGTAGATCAGTATCAGGTAGATCAGGATCGCAAAGAGGAGGTAGGACTTGTAGCTGTAGACCCTCGCGAAGAACAGCGCTCCGAGAGCAAAGGACGTCAGGACTATGGAGAGATAGAAGTTGGAGATCTCGAGCGGGACTATGAAGAACTCCCTGTACCTGTAGTACTTGCCGAGAAGGTAGGCAAAGTATATTCCGAGCACGCAGGCAAGCGTGGAGAGGAGGGCAAGGACGTGGTACGAGATGTAGGGGAGATGGTAGGAGAAGAGCCAGAGAACGCCGAAGTAGAGGATCACGTCGAAGTAGTTCTTGGACACTCCGAACTTCACTCCCCCGTTGAGAACGAGGGTCTTCAGGATCAGAAGGTTGGACGCGACCATGAACATCCAGAACAGGACTGAGGATACCTCCATGAGCGTTTTACCGGTGGCTGAGAGCGTCACAAAGTAGTAAAAGCCCGAAACCCACGTGAACACGAGGGAGAGGACGAGAGCAATTGAGAGGACGTGAGCCTGAAAGACGCTCGAGTTGAGGACGCTCTTGGCATCCTCAGAGAGAACATAACCCAGACTGATAAGGGAGAGGGCGACAAGGGATGTACCCTGAACGAGGTAACCCATTTCGTTCATCCCTACTCTCTACCAGCGGTAAAAAATAAATAGTTTTTGATTCCGGGCCAGAAAAGTAGGATCATTCTCCTTTCAGTCCATCGACCGCGTTAATTTCGATTTTTCCCAAAATCGGAATAACCTGTATCGGTGACACGCTTGCCCCTCTCGGACGGGATCACCCTCACCTTGGCGTTTTCGAACTCGAGGCTGAACACCCTGCCCTCAAGCACCCTGTCGAGGAAAACCGCGAGAGCAGCCACCTCGCTGTGGGGCTGGTTGCCTATGGAGATGTTGTAGTCGGAAAGCTCGTACACCTCAGGCGGGACCTTCTCGGCACCTACGATGACGAGAACCCTCTCGGCACTTTTTATATCACCAACCCTCTCCAGCAGCGGAATGCCGTACATCGTCAGGTGGACGACCACGCCGTCGAACTCCTTCACAAGCCTCTTCCACGACTTCACGTGCTCGATGAAGAAATCTCCACCCCACCTCTCCACGACGTCCCTGACGCTCTCAAAGACCTTCTCGTCAAGAACGTCGAAGTAGATTCCTCTCGCCCCGAACGCCCTCGCGGTCAGGGCAACGTGGGTTGAGATTCGCTTGTCCCTCTCCGGCCTGTGTCCGAGCCTCAGAACGTAGACCTCCACGATCTGCACTTCGGCTTGGAGATGATAAATGTTTACCTCATCCTCGCGGGAAATCTGAGCCCCCTGAACCTCTTCCCTTCAAACTCGAACTCCTCGAGCATCCACGATTTTTCTGCCACATCTCCGAGACTCTCGACTATTCCGTATGGTATCCTCTCGCCAAACGCCCTCTCTATGTCCTCCCTGTCCATCTCAGCAAGCTTCGCTGCTATCGCAGCTTCAATCTCGCCGCTCCTTTTCAGCCTTTCCTCGAAGCTCATGCCAGTGAAGTCCAATCCGAGAGCTCTGCACATCTCGTCCCAGAACTGGGGCTCGTCCAGTATTCCGAGAGAAACGTAGCAGTCCTTCGCCCGGTAAATCCTGTATCCCGGGTTCTCGCTGAAGTCCCGCATGTATTCTCCGGAGTTCAGGATAGCTGACGTGTGGAGGGGCATGGACGCGAGAGCAGAGTCGAACATACTCAGGTCTATGTACGCGCCCTTCCCGGTCCTGAGCTTTCTGACGTAAGCTGACAGAATGGTTATAGCTGCAAAAACAGCAGACGAGAAATCTGAAAGCTGAACGTTCGGGTCTGAGGGTTCTCCACCAGCCATTCCGGCAACCTCACACACACCGGCCATTGCGAGCACGTTTATGTCGTGAACAGGTCTCGTGAACCTCGAGTTCTGCCCGAACCCGGTTATGGAGCAGTAGATTATGCCCTCATTGATCTTCGAGATTCTCTCGTAGTCCACTCCGAGCCTTCTGGCCACTCCCGGCCTGAAGCCCTCGACGATCACGTCAGCCTTCTCCGCAAGCCTGTAGAACTCCTCCCTGTCTCCATCCTCCTTCAGGTTCAGCTTCACGATTCTCTTCCCTCTGTTGAGGGCTGCGAAAATCTCGGGCCTGTACCTCATGGGGTCTCCTGCAGGCGGCTCAACCTTAACAACGTCTGCCCCAAGATCCCTGAGAATTCTGCAGCAGTACGGGCCGGGGTAGTAGTAGGCCAGTTCGACAACAAGCATTCCTTCGAGCATGCAGGAGTCTTTGATTTTCGAGTATAAAAACCTCATGATTTTTTCTGTCAAATGGAGATCCGTAATGAAAAATTCTGCCCGAAAACAGAAAAGGTTATTAAGTTACCGAATGCGTTAATTTTCAGGTGATTGTCATGACGAAAACCGTTATCGTCAGCGGAGTTAGGACCCCGATAGGAAGGTTTGGTGGTGGCCTAAAAGACGTTTCTGCGGTCGAGCTTGGAAGCATCGTGATAAAGGAGGCGATCAACAGGGCCGGAATAAAGCCCGAAGATGTTGATGAAGTTATAATGGGGCACGTGGTCACGGCAGGATGCGGACAGAACACGGCAAGGCACGCGGCACTCAAGGCGGGCCTGCCAGACACTGTTCCCGCTTACCAGATAAACAAGGTCTGCACCTCCGGCCTTAAAGCTGTAGCGCTCGCACACCTCATGATCCAGATGGGTGAGGCCGATATCATCGTCGCAGGCGGAATGGAGAGCATGAGCAACGCCCCTTACGCTCTACTCAAGGCGAGATGGGGCTACAGGATGTTCAACGACCAGCTTGTGGACCTGATGGTTCACGATGGCCTCTGGGATCCGATATACAACCAGCACATGGCCGAGAACACGGAGGATGTGGCGGACGAGTTTGGCGTCACGAGGGATGAGATGGACGAGTGGAGCTACTACAGCCACGTCAAGGCGATAAAGGCAATAGACGAGGGCAAGTTCGCCGAGGAGATCGTTCCTGTTACGGTTAAGGAGAAGAAGGGCGAGAGGGTGGTTGACACAGACGAGAATCCGAGGAGGGACACGAGCCTCGAGAAGATAAAGAGCCTAAAGCCAGTTTTCAGGCCTAACGGAAAGATAACAGCAGCTAACGCCCCCAACACCAGCGATGGTGCTGCTGCTGTCGTGGTTATGAGCGAGGAGAAGGCCAAGGAGCTCGGACTCGAGCCCAAGCTTGAAGTTCTCGCTCACGGACAGGCTTCAAGGGACCCCAAGTACATCGCAACCGTCCCGGCGTATGCTGCAGAAATTGCTTTGAAGAAGGCGGGAGTGAGCAAGGACGACATCGATTTGTGGGAGATCAACGAGGCCTTCGCTGCCGTCACGCTCATCTCGGCCAAGTATCTGATGAACCTCGATCTCGACAAAGTGAACGTCAACGGAGGTGCCGTGGCTCTCGGCCATCCGATTGGTGCGACCGGAGCGAGGCTTGTCGTAACATTGATGCACGAGATGCTGAGAAGGAACAGCGAGTATGGAGTTGTGACGCTCTGCGCTGGAATGGCTCAGGGTGATGCGATAGTCTTCAGAAAGTACTGAGGTGGTAGCCGTGAACTTTGAGCTCAGCGAGGAGCACAGGATGCTTCAGGAAGCCGTCAGAGAGTTTGCTGAGAAGGAGATAATGCCATATGGCAGAGACTACGACGAGAAGAAGGAGTACCCGATGGACATCTACAAAAAAGCGGCCAAGCTCGGGTACATAGGTGCGAGCATTCCCGAGGAGTACAACGGTGCGGGAATGGACTGCGTGGCCGAGGCGATAATAAGCATGGAGTTCACAAGGGCAGACAGCAGCATAGGCTCCGCCATAGACCTCGCAGTCCTCGGCGTCCCCATGCTCCTGCACTTCGGCACGGAGGAGCAGAAGGAGCAGTACATGGCGAGGGTGCCGAAGGGTGATGGCCCCTCAGCCATAGCCATAACCGAGCCGGACTGCGGAACTGATGTCGCAGCTATGAGGGCAAGAGCTGTGAAGGATGGTAACGAGTGGGTGATAAACGGCACCAAGCAGTTCATAACCAACGGGAGCGTTGGGCTCTACACGATCGTTCTCGCCAAGACTGCCCAGACGAGCCCACCCCACAGGGGGATTTCTGCCTTCATAGTGGAGCAGGACAGAGAGGGTTATTCGGCGAAGAAGATTGACAAGATGGGGCTGAACTGCCACGACACGTGCGAGGTCTCGCTGAGCAACGTCAGGGTGCCCGAGGAGAACCTTGTCGGCAAGGAGAACAACGGCTTTTATCAGGTCATGGCCTTCTTCAACGAGAGCAGGATCAAGATTGGTGCCCTTCACCTTGGCATGGCCATAGGCGCATACGAGAGAGCTTTAGAGTACGCGAAGGAAAGGAAGGCCTTTGGGAAGCCACTGATCGAGCATCAGGCAATAGCCTTCAAGCTGGCGGACATGTACAAGGACATTGAGGCTGCAAAGCTCCTCATCTTCAAGGCTGCGTGGCTTGTAGACAAGGGCAATCCAGATCCTGCCTTGAGCTCAGCTGCAAAGCTGTTTGCGACTGAGACCGCCATCAGGGTTACTTACGAGGCTGTTCAAATCTTTGGAGGATACGGGTTCAGCAAGGAGTACGATGTTGAGCGCTACTACAGAGATGCGAGGGTTGGGACGATTTACGAGGGGACGAGTGAGATTCAGAGGCTCGTGATCTCACGCGCAATCTCGGGGAGGCTGTGATGGTAAGGTATTTATCGTTGCATTTTTTCTCAATTAATAATTAAAAATGGAGGTGGTGTGATGAGGTACGTTAAGGGATTTACCGCAACAACGATGGATGACTACCAGCTGAACCTGATAAACATCCTGAAGAGGGCTGCGACATACTTCCCGGACAGGGAGATCGTGTCGAGGCTACACAGCGGTGAGCTGCTCAGGTACAACTACCGGGAGGCTTATGAGAGAGTAAGGAGGCTTGCGAGCTCGCTTGAGAGGATAGGCATAAATCCCGCAGACAGGGTGGGAGTTCTGAGCTGGAACACCCACAGGTTCTACGAGCTCTTCTTCGCCATCCCGGGGATGGGGGCAGTGCTTCTGGAGATGAACCTGCGACTGCACCCGAATGAGATAGTGTACGTGGCCAACCACAGCAAGGCAAAGGCGATATTCGTGGACGAGACCCTTCTCCCGCTTGCCGAGGCGATAGCCCCGCACATAAAGGCGGAGAAGTACATAATCATGGCCGACGGAGATCTGCCAGAGACGAAGCTTGAGAACGTCTACAGCTACGAGGATCTCGTGAACGAGGGCGATCCAGACTACGAGTTCCCGGTTGTCGATGAGCGCTCTGCCGGCACAGCATGCTACACATCCGGAACCACTGGCAACCCCAAGGGAGTTTACTACTCTCAGAGGGCTCTGGTTCTCCACTCCCTTGCAGAGCTTCACGCCATAGGGATAAAGCCCGAGGACGTGTACATGCAGCTCGTCCCAATGTTCCACGCCAACGGGTGGG
Coding sequences within it:
- the cobQ gene encoding cobyric acid synthase CobQ, with amino-acid sequence MPSIMIAGTTSSAGKSVVVAALCRILSKMGYEVAPFKAQNMSLNSYITRDGHEIAYAQAFQALAAGKEPDVRMNPVLLKPKGNLRSQLVVMGRPVKDVSTLEYYREVPGLLRVVEEAYRTLEEENDFVVIEGAGGMAEINLYDRDMANIGIARIARPDVYIVTDIDRGGSFASLYGTYSLLPEDVRSLVSGFIVNRFRGYEPLLYPGFEKLEKLTGVRVVGVIPYFEGDLPSEDSLSIEDWERGGEVGVIRLPRISNFTDFEPIRGLVEFVDLKGSVDDYELLILPGTKETVRDLAELKRWGMDEKIRRFARDRPVVGICGGFQMLGKAIVDHGVEAGNVRVKGIGLIDADTEFRRYEKVTRQVTKRVTEEVSVIERLRGEEVSGYEIHMGLTRARWPVFEDDGGKSEDGLVWGTYLHGLLFNENVAREFYRYVGRRFEGLDDLVDRFARVVEEKLDVEHIIDRALSSRSL
- a CDS encoding tRNA (cytidine(56)-2'-O)-methyltransferase — translated: MEVYVLRLGHRPERDKRISTHVALTARAFGARGIYFDVLDEKVFESVRDVVERWGGDFFIEHVKSWKRLVKEFDGVVVHLTMYGIPLLERVGDIKSAERVLVIVGAEKVPPEVYELSDYNISIGNQPHSEVAALAVFLDRVLEGRVFSLEFENAKVRVIPSERGKRVTDTGYSDFGKNRN
- a CDS encoding CaiB/BaiF CoA transferase family protein, yielding MLEGMLVVELAYYYPGPYCCRILRDLGADVVKVEPPAGDPMRYRPEIFAALNRGKRIVKLNLKEDGDREEFYRLAEKADVIVEGFRPGVARRLGVDYERISKINEGIIYCSITGFGQNSRFTRPVHDINVLAMAGVCEVAGMAGGEPSDPNVQLSDFSSAVFAAITILSAYVRKLRTGKGAYIDLSMFDSALASMPLHTSAILNSGEYMRDFSENPGYRIYRAKDCYVSLGILDEPQFWDEMCRALGLDFTGMSFEERLKRSGEIEAAIAAKLAEMDREDIERAFGERIPYGIVESLGDVAEKSWMLEEFEFEGKRFRGLRFPARMR
- a CDS encoding thiolase family protein, which gives rise to MTKTVIVSGVRTPIGRFGGGLKDVSAVELGSIVIKEAINRAGIKPEDVDEVIMGHVVTAGCGQNTARHAALKAGLPDTVPAYQINKVCTSGLKAVALAHLMIQMGEADIIVAGGMESMSNAPYALLKARWGYRMFNDQLVDLMVHDGLWDPIYNQHMAENTEDVADEFGVTRDEMDEWSYYSHVKAIKAIDEGKFAEEIVPVTVKEKKGERVVDTDENPRRDTSLEKIKSLKPVFRPNGKITAANAPNTSDGAAAVVVMSEEKAKELGLEPKLEVLAHGQASRDPKYIATVPAYAAEIALKKAGVSKDDIDLWEINEAFAAVTLISAKYLMNLDLDKVNVNGGAVALGHPIGATGARLVVTLMHEMLRRNSEYGVVTLCAGMAQGDAIVFRKY
- a CDS encoding acyl-CoA dehydrogenase family protein; this encodes MNFELSEEHRMLQEAVREFAEKEIMPYGRDYDEKKEYPMDIYKKAAKLGYIGASIPEEYNGAGMDCVAEAIISMEFTRADSSIGSAIDLAVLGVPMLLHFGTEEQKEQYMARVPKGDGPSAIAITEPDCGTDVAAMRARAVKDGNEWVINGTKQFITNGSVGLYTIVLAKTAQTSPPHRGISAFIVEQDREGYSAKKIDKMGLNCHDTCEVSLSNVRVPEENLVGKENNGFYQVMAFFNESRIKIGALHLGMAIGAYERALEYAKERKAFGKPLIEHQAIAFKLADMYKDIEAAKLLIFKAAWLVDKGNPDPALSSAAKLFATETAIRVTYEAVQIFGGYGFSKEYDVERYYRDARVGTIYEGTSEIQRLVISRAISGRL